From one Anopheles bellator chromosome 1, idAnoBellAS_SP24_06.2, whole genome shotgun sequence genomic stretch:
- the LOC131216662 gene encoding uncharacterized protein LOC131216662: MRRNNQLWMATAVVLLVAAQAVSAIRVDWNTNTGPIVPPTSTPAPAPQPPFREPAPVWEDQSDDIPNPNVYRYILPPPSRPKYNDITLEQRKQQQQQPAPQASSTIAPTTTVAPAGQIIDKPQQNQQPANTNNNQPQQPQQPHVVPSLAVQYVPNKGLKYYAVVPRHTEVTYPGAQPKQTLLATNDLYADQQQQQPRSKYDKYDKLNGKYNPKLKKYKAYEKVKYMPYIVYYDPTKQQFFYTSASMANNNA, from the exons ATGCGGCGGAACAATCAGCTTTGGATG gcaacggcggtggtgctgttggtcGCCGCACAAGCTGTGTCGGCGATTCGGGTAGATTGGAACACGAACACGGGTCCGATAGTGCCCCCGACCAGCACACCGGCCCCGGCGCCACAGCCACCGTTCCGCGAACCGGCCCCCGTGTGGGAAGACCAATCGGATGAcatcccgaacccgaacgtCTACAG ATACATTCTGCCGCCACCATCGCGGCCCAAGTACAATGATATCACGCTGGAGCAgcgcaagcagcagcaacaacaacctgctCCCCAAGCGAGTTCGACCAtcgcaccgaccaccaccgtaGCACCGGCTGGCCAGATTATTGACAAGCCACAGCAAaaccagcagccagcgaacacgaacaacaaccagccccagcagccccagcagccTCACGTTGTGCCGAGTCTTGCGGTGCAGTACGTGCCGAACAAGGGCCTCAAGTACTACGCCGTCGTGCCCCGGCACACGGAAGTGACGTACCCAGGTGCCCAGCCCAAGCAGACCCTGCTGGCCACCAACGATCTGTAcgccgatcagcagcagcagcagccccgcAGCAAGTACGATAAGTACGATAAGCTCAATGGAAAGTACAACCCGAAGCTGAAGAAGTACAAGGCCTACGAGAAGGTTAAGTACATGCCGTACATTGTG TACTACGACCCGACGAAGCAGCAGTTCTTCTACACGAGCGCGAGCATGGCAAACAATAATGCGTGA
- the LOC131205535 gene encoding cuticle protein 8-like, with protein sequence MCKIALLLAVLVACVHGARIKKQVAYETVVKHEDPHVGQHQFEAVDAGKALAYDHDGRADQDYYAYPKYQFEYGVKDPVTGDHKSQWEMRDGDIVKGSYTLDEPDGTQRIVEYRADDVNGFQAIVKKITKGKPGHVTEQKVGDEAVSEGSKVGQSYSKLKKFS encoded by the exons atgtgcaaaatCGCCCTACTgctggccgtgctggtggCGTGTGTCCACGGTGCACGGATCAAGAAGCAGGTGGCGTACGAAACGGTGGTCAAGCACGAAGACCCACACGTTGGCCAGCATCAGTTCGAGGCGGTCGACGCGGGCAAGGCGCTGGCCTACGATCacgacgggcgggcggaccAGGATTACTACGCCTACCCAAAGTATCAGTTCGAGTACGGTGTCAAGGATCCTGTGACGGGCGATCACAAGAGCCAGTGGGAGATGCGCGACGGCGACATCGTGAAGG GATCGTACACGCTCGATGAGCCGGATGGTACGCAGCGCATCGTCGAGTACCGGGCCGATGACGTGAACGGGTTTCAAGCGATCGTGAAGAAGATCACGAAGGGTAAGCCGGGCCATGTGACGGAGCAGAAGGTCGGTGACGAGGCGGTATCGGAGGGATCGAAGGTTGGCCAAAGCTACAGCAAACTGAAGAAGTTCAGCTGA